The segment TTAAGATAGATATCAGAGCTAGTATGGAATCAAGCGCACAAATGTCTAAAAAAGAAAAACCAAGTGACTATAAAGTCTTAATCGTAGATGACTCTAAGATGGATAGAACAATTATGCAAAAATCGCTTGAACCAATCGGCGTAACTGTGATAGAAGCGACCAATGGTATAGAAGCACTAAATATAGTAAAATCAGGTGATCACAGCATAGATGCGATGCTAATAGATATCGAAATGCCTAGAATGGATGGCTATACCTTAGCAGGCGAGATTAGAAAATACTCCAAATATCGCAATCTACCATTAATTGCCGTTACCAGTAGAACAAGCAAGAGCGACCGCTTAAGAGGCGTAGAAGTAGGTATGACTGAGTATATCACCAAACCATACTCACCAGAATACTTAGAAAATGTCGTAAGAAAAAATATAAAGCTAGTGTAAGGAAGTAAAATGAGCGATAAATTAGGTGAAGTTTTACAAAGACAAAAACAGCAAATAAGCGAACCAGAGAGTGCCAAAGATAGAGAAGAGATAGAACAACTAGTAGGCTTTATCGTTGGGGATGAGGAATTTGCTATTCCGATTTTATATATCAAAGAGATTATTAAGCCAATTGAATACACTAGAGTCCCTAGTGTCCCACCATATGTGTTAGGTGTCTTTAATCTTAGGGGCAGTGTAATTCCTTTAATAGATTTAAGAATTAGATTTAATCTAGAACCTAGCAAAATGACTCCAAATACTAGATATATCGTTATGCAAGATAGCGAGAATATCGCAGGGTTTGTTATAGATAGGCTAACTGAAGCGATTAGAATAAACACTAATCAAATTGACCAGCCGCCTGAAACTTTGGCAAAAGATAAAGGAATGATACAAGGTATTGGCAAAAGAGATAATAATATCTTAACGATATTAAAGGTTGAATCTTTATTAAAGCGCGATTTTTAAGGAAATTAAATGATAAAACTTTGTGTTTTTGATTTTGATTCTACTTTGATGGATGGTGAGACTATCACCATCCTTTCAAGTGCGATGGGCAAGGATAAAGAAGTTGGCGAGATAACTGCTAGAGCGATGGCGGGTGAGCTTGATTTTTACGAGAGTTTAATACAAAGAGTTAGACTAATTGAGGGATTAGAGTTTAATAAAGCTTTAGAAATTGCTTCGAATTTACCATTTATCACTGGTGCTAGTGATATCATCTCATATTTAAAATCCAAAAATATCAAAACAGTTGTATTTAGCGGTGGATTTCATATAGCTACAGATATAGCACAAAATAAGCTTGGTTTTGATATAAATTTTGCTAATGAACTTCATCATAAAAATGGAATTCTAACAGGAAATGTAGGCGGTGAGATGATGTTTGGCGACTCTAAGGGCAAGATGCTTAAAAGGCTTAAAGAACTTCTAGGTTTAAGCAAGAATGAAGTGGCTTGTGTGGGCGATGGAGCTAATGATGTTTCTATGTTTAAAGAAGCTAACACAGGCATTGCCTTTTGTGCTAATAAGGTATTAAAAGAGGTCGCAACTCATATTGTAGATATCAAAAATTTAAATGAGATTAAAAAAATTATATAAAGGTAGAAGATGAAAGAGATCAATTTTTCTCTTTGGTGTGATTTTTTAGAGAGTAATTTTATAAATTTAGAGTTCACAGAATTAATCCAAAATGGCACAATTAACGGCGCTACAAGCAATCCAAGCATCTTTAAAAATGCTATTTGTAACTCAACAGCTTATAATGAGCTAAAAGATAAATTTAGAAAAAAAGATGCTAAAAAACTATATGAAATTCTAGCCACTAATGATATCAAAATGGCGGCTACTAAGCTACTTAGCAATTACGCTAGGGGTGATGATGGCTTTGTAAGCATTGAAGTAGATCCAAATTTGATCTTAGCTAGTGATATCATCGATGAGGGAAAAAGATTATATAATGCGATTAAGATGCCAAATGTGATGATTAAAATTCCAGCTATTTCACCTGGATTTGAGGCGATGAGTGAGCTTATGAAAAAGGGTATTAATGTCAATGCTACGCTGATTTTTTCGCAATCTCAAGCGGATGAGTGTTTAGAGGCTTTCAAAGAAGGGACAAAAAAATATCAAAAAAGATTCCCACAAGCCATACTCCCACAAGGTGTTATAAGCGTATTTGTTAGTCGTTTTGATAGATTGCTTGATGATAGGCTAGATGAAAAGGCCAAATATGGTATTTACAACGCTACAAATATATATAATCAAATTCAAAATTCTAACCAAAGCAATGTAAGAACGCTATTTGCTAGCACAGGAGTTAAGGGAGATAATCTTACGCCTGATTATTATATCAAGGAGCTTTTATATCCAAATTCCATTAATACAGCACCACTTGATACCATAAAAGCATTTATAGCTAATGGAGATTTCACCCCTAAAGCCTTGCCAAGTGATGAAGAAATATCTAAATTTATGGCAAATGCCAAGGCAGCTAATATAGATTATAAAAGAGTTTGCACAGATCTTTTAGATGAGGGTTTAGAGGCTTTTGTAGCGGCTTTTGATGAGATTTTGGTATCGCTTTTATAAGATTAAATTTATATTTTTTGGCTATAATTGCCAACTATTTTATTTTAAGGAAAGATAATGTTAGAAGGCATTGTTAGAGAGAGTATTGACAAAAGAAGCACAAAAGCTCTTAGGAAAGATGGTTATCTAATCGCTAACATTTACGCAAAAGGTATTGAAAATATCAATGCTGCTTTTAAAGTAAATGATTTTATCAAAGCTGTTAAGGCTAAAAGCGGTTTGAAATTTGATGTCAGCGTAGGTGGTAAAACTTATAATGTTGTGGTTGTAGATTACCAAAAACACCCAGTAACAAGTATTTTAAAGCATGTTGATTTGAAAGTTGTTTTACCAGATGTTGAGTCTAAATACCTTGTCCCAGTTGTTCCTGTAGGCACTCCAGCAGGTATCAAAAATAAAGGCGTTTTACTACAATCTAAAAAACGCTTAAAAGTTAAATGTAAAGGCAAAGATCTACCAGATAGCTTTAAAGTAGATGTATCGCCGCTTGATATCGATGATACTATTTTAGTTCGTGATATTGAGGCTCCACAAAATGTGCGCATCATTGATGCAGGTCGTGTAGCTGTCTTAGGTGTAGTAAAAGCTAAGTAATGACTCTAATAGCCGGACTTGGCAACATTGGCAAAGAGTATGAAAATACTCGCCATAATGTTGGATTTATGCTTATTGATCTAATCTTAAAAGATGGTGGATATAGCGATGTAAGTTCGGCTAAATTTCAAGGTGAGCTATACAAAAATGGCTCACTTCTTCTTCTTAAACCATCCACATATATGAATTCAAGTGGCAAATCCTTAAAAGCTGTAAATGATTTTTACAAACCTAATCACATTATCGTTATCCATGATGATCTTGATATTGCTTTTGGTGCGATGAGATTTAAAAATGGCGGAAGTAGCGGCGGCCATAATGGGATCAAATCTATTGATTCTTTAATAGACAATAACTATGATAGAGTCCGCATAGGAATAGGCCGTAGTGATAAGAGTGTTATTGATTATGTTTTGGGTAAATTTGATAGCAGTGAGCTAGAAAAGCTTGATGGGATCTTATC is part of the Campylobacter lanienae NCTC 13004 genome and harbors:
- a CDS encoding chemotaxis protein CheW, which encodes MSDKLGEVLQRQKQQISEPESAKDREEIEQLVGFIVGDEEFAIPILYIKEIIKPIEYTRVPSVPPYVLGVFNLRGSVIPLIDLRIRFNLEPSKMTPNTRYIVMQDSENIAGFVIDRLTEAIRINTNQIDQPPETLAKDKGMIQGIGKRDNNILTILKVESLLKRDF
- the serB gene encoding phosphoserine phosphatase SerB codes for the protein MIKLCVFDFDSTLMDGETITILSSAMGKDKEVGEITARAMAGELDFYESLIQRVRLIEGLEFNKALEIASNLPFITGASDIISYLKSKNIKTVVFSGGFHIATDIAQNKLGFDINFANELHHKNGILTGNVGGEMMFGDSKGKMLKRLKELLGLSKNEVACVGDGANDVSMFKEANTGIAFCANKVLKEVATHIVDIKNLNEIKKII
- a CDS encoding transaldolase, with protein sequence MKEINFSLWCDFLESNFINLEFTELIQNGTINGATSNPSIFKNAICNSTAYNELKDKFRKKDAKKLYEILATNDIKMAATKLLSNYARGDDGFVSIEVDPNLILASDIIDEGKRLYNAIKMPNVMIKIPAISPGFEAMSELMKKGINVNATLIFSQSQADECLEAFKEGTKKYQKRFPQAILPQGVISVFVSRFDRLLDDRLDEKAKYGIYNATNIYNQIQNSNQSNVRTLFASTGVKGDNLTPDYYIKELLYPNSINTAPLDTIKAFIANGDFTPKALPSDEEISKFMANAKAANIDYKRVCTDLLDEGLEAFVAAFDEILVSLL
- a CDS encoding 50S ribosomal protein L25/general stress protein Ctc, producing MLEGIVRESIDKRSTKALRKDGYLIANIYAKGIENINAAFKVNDFIKAVKAKSGLKFDVSVGGKTYNVVVVDYQKHPVTSILKHVDLKVVLPDVESKYLVPVVPVGTPAGIKNKGVLLQSKKRLKVKCKGKDLPDSFKVDVSPLDIDDTILVRDIEAPQNVRIIDAGRVAVLGVVKAK
- the pth gene encoding aminoacyl-tRNA hydrolase, coding for MTLIAGLGNIGKEYENTRHNVGFMLIDLILKDGGYSDVSSAKFQGELYKNGSLLLLKPSTYMNSSGKSLKAVNDFYKPNHIIVIHDDLDIAFGAMRFKNGGSSGGHNGIKSIDSLIDNNYDRVRIGIGRSDKSVIDYVLGKFDSSELEKLDGILSHAKEAVLALANSNDISAISSKFTLKA